In Podospora pseudopauciseta strain CBS 411.78 chromosome 3, whole genome shotgun sequence, one genomic interval encodes:
- the HET-S gene encoding Heterokaryon incompatibility protein S (EggNog:ENOG503Q0YT; COG:J): protein MSEPFGIVAGTLGVAGLFNNCVDCFEYVQLGRPFGRDYERCQLRLDIAKARLSRWGEAVKINDDPRFHSSAPIDKSVQLAQSIIEEILLLFESAQKTSKRYELVADQQDLVVFEDKDMKPIGRALHRRLKDHVSRRQKQTSLAKKTAWALYDGKSLEKIVDQVARFVDELERAFPIEAVCHKLAEIEIEEVEDEASLTILKDAAEGIDAAISDAAAQKIDAIVGRNSAKDIRTEERARVQLGNVVTAAALHGEIRISDQTTNSVETVVGKGESRVLIGNEYGGKGFWDN from the coding sequence ATGTCAGAACCATTCGGGATCGTTGCTGGCACCTTGGGCGTTGCCGGCCTCTTCAATAACTGCGTTGACTGTTTTGAGTATGTCCAGCTGGGTCGCCCTTTTGGGCGCGACTACGAGAGATGCCAGCTCCGACTGGACATTGCGAAAGCCCGATTGAGCCGATGGGGCGAGGCGGTCAAGATCAACGACGACCCACGTTTCCACTCCAGCGCGCCAATCGATAAGTCGGTGCAATTAGCGCAATCGATCATCGAGGAAATCTTGCTTCTCTTCGAGTCCGCCCAGAAGACGTCGAAGCGATACGAGCTCGTTGCGGACCAGCAGGATCTGGTGGTGTTCGAGGATAAGGATATGAAGCCGATTGGACGAGCGCTGCATCGTCGGCTGAAAGATCACGTTTCTCGGAGACAGAAACAGACGAGCCTAGCGAAAAAGACGGCATGGGCATTGTACGACGGGAAAAGCCTCGAGAAAATAGTCGATCAGGTCGCTCGCTTTGTCgatgagctggagagggCCTTCCCTATTGAGGCCGTATGTCACAAACTGGCGGAGATCGAGAttgaagaggtggaggaCGAGGCGAGCCTAACAATACTCAAGGATGCGGCGGAGGGAATCGACGCAGCTATTTCTGATGCGGCTGCGCAGAAGATCGACGCGATTGTGGGAAGGAATTCCGCCAAGGATATCAGAACAGAGGAACGTGCAAGGGTCCAGCTCGGCAATGTTGTCACTGCGGCAGCCTTACATGGTGAGATCCGTATCAGCGACCAGACAACCAACTCGGTAGAGACGGTTGTGGGGAAGGGCGAGTCTAGGGTCCTTATTGGAAATGAGTACGGAGGTAAGGGGTTCTGGGATAATTAA